In a genomic window of Arcticibacter tournemirensis:
- a CDS encoding LytR/AlgR family response regulator transcription factor — protein sequence MNCLVVDDEKLALELLEDNVKKVPFLSLSFSCRNSMEALEVLKENKIDLIFLDIKMPGLTGLEFIQTLQN from the coding sequence ATGAACTGTCTGGTTGTTGATGACGAAAAGCTGGCACTTGAACTTTTGGAAGATAACGTCAAAAAGGTTCCCTTTCTCTCACTGTCATTTTCCTGCCGGAATTCAATGGAGGCATTAGAGGTTTTAAAGGAGAATAAAATAGATCTTATATTTCTGGACATCAAAATGCCGGGACTAACGGGACTCGAATTTATACAGACGCTTCAAAAC